One Curtobacterium sp. BH-2-1-1 genomic region harbors:
- a CDS encoding SIS domain-containing protein, with product MTDTFVSAELTSQPETWRAAAALLSSFEASLPQPGERVAVVGCGTSWFIAMSYAVAREQAGLGVTDAFAGSEYPIGRDYDRVVTISRSGTTTEIVDLLQALRGRRTVLVTAVPDSPAAAVADVVVALPFADERSVVQTRFATTTLALLRASIGDDVDALAAQAETALGLPIDDLLDAEQVTFVGRGPAVGLTFEAALKTREAAQFWAESYPAMDYRHGPIAIAQPGRLVWSLGTAPEGLADEVAATGARFVQHDLDPIAGLVVVHRFAVALAEGRGLDPDNPRSLTRSVILT from the coding sequence ATGACCGACACCTTCGTGAGCGCAGAACTGACGTCGCAGCCGGAGACGTGGCGCGCTGCCGCCGCGCTCCTCTCGTCGTTCGAGGCGTCGCTCCCCCAGCCCGGAGAACGCGTGGCCGTGGTCGGCTGCGGGACGAGCTGGTTCATCGCGATGAGCTACGCCGTCGCCCGTGAGCAGGCGGGCCTGGGCGTGACGGACGCCTTCGCCGGCTCGGAGTACCCGATCGGCCGCGACTACGACCGGGTCGTGACGATCAGCCGGTCCGGCACCACGACCGAGATCGTGGACCTGTTGCAGGCCCTGCGCGGCCGACGCACCGTGCTCGTCACCGCGGTCCCGGACAGCCCGGCCGCCGCCGTCGCCGACGTCGTCGTGGCACTGCCCTTCGCCGACGAGCGCTCGGTCGTGCAGACGCGCTTCGCGACGACCACGCTCGCGCTCCTCCGTGCGTCGATCGGTGACGACGTGGACGCCCTCGCAGCACAGGCCGAGACCGCCCTCGGCCTCCCGATCGACGACCTCCTCGATGCTGAGCAGGTCACCTTCGTGGGCCGCGGTCCGGCGGTCGGCCTCACGTTCGAGGCCGCCCTCAAGACGCGCGAGGCAGCGCAGTTCTGGGCGGAGTCCTACCCCGCCATGGACTACCGGCACGGTCCGATCGCGATCGCCCAGCCCGGCCGACTCGTCTGGTCGCTCGGAACCGCGCCGGAGGGGCTCGCGGACGAGGTCGCTGCGACCGGTGCGCGCTTCGTCCAGCACGACCTCGACCCGATCGCCGGGCTCGTCGTGGTGCACCGGTTCGCGGTCGCCCTCGCCGAGGGACGCGGCCTCGACCCGGACAACCCCCGCTCGCTCACCCGTTCGGTCATCCTCACCTGA
- a CDS encoding class II fructose-bisphosphate aldolase yields MITDLALTGLLDAARTAHRGVGAFNVVLLEHAEAIVAGAERAGLPVVLQISENCVRYHGGLAPITTATAAIARSADVEVLVHLDHIEDPELVLAGIDLGVDSIMYDGSHLDFAANVEATRRLAVRCHDAGVAIEAELGEVGGKDGVHAPGVRTDPHDAAAFVADTGVDALAVAVGTSHAMQTREASVDRTLVEQLRATVPVPLVLHGSSGLSDDELRAAVRAGMTKINISTHLNGLFTRALRAVLDEGPDVVDPRKYVSAGRDAIATETARLLTLLHG; encoded by the coding sequence ATGATCACCGACCTCGCCCTCACCGGACTGCTCGACGCCGCACGGACCGCACACCGCGGCGTCGGGGCGTTCAACGTGGTGCTGCTGGAACACGCCGAGGCGATCGTCGCCGGCGCCGAGCGAGCGGGGCTCCCCGTGGTCCTGCAGATCAGCGAGAACTGCGTCCGCTACCACGGCGGCCTCGCCCCGATCACGACGGCGACCGCGGCGATCGCGCGGTCCGCGGACGTCGAGGTCCTCGTGCACCTCGACCACATCGAGGACCCCGAGCTCGTGCTCGCCGGCATCGACCTCGGGGTGGACTCGATCATGTACGACGGATCGCACCTCGACTTCGCCGCGAACGTGGAGGCCACCCGCCGACTGGCAGTCCGGTGCCACGACGCCGGGGTCGCGATCGAGGCCGAGCTCGGTGAGGTGGGCGGCAAGGACGGCGTGCACGCTCCCGGTGTGCGCACGGATCCGCACGACGCCGCTGCCTTCGTCGCCGACACCGGTGTGGACGCACTGGCGGTCGCCGTCGGGACGTCCCACGCGATGCAGACGCGCGAGGCGTCGGTGGACCGGACGCTCGTCGAGCAGCTCCGCGCCACGGTGCCGGTCCCGCTCGTCCTGCACGGCTCCTCGGGGCTGTCGGACGACGAGCTGCGGGCAGCCGTCCGGGCGGGCATGACGAAGATCAACATCTCCACGCACCTGAACGGCCTCTTCACCCGGGCCCTGCGAGCGGTGCTCGACGAAGGTCCGGACGTGGTCGATCCCCGCAAGTACGTCTCCGCAGGGCGCGACGCCATCGCCACCGAGACGGCCCGGCTGCTGACGCTGCTGCACGGCTGA
- a CDS encoding 1-phosphofructokinase family hexose kinase codes for MILIVTPNPAVDVTYRVARQHVGTTQRVLDLARRPGGKGLNVGRVLDAVGIPSRAVLPLGAAPGRWIADGLDALGLTHVDIAVTGETRTTVTVVDDVEHPTMFGEPGPEVTTDEWVAVTDVIGQQLDGDVEFLVVSGSLPHRADPGVVADWVAAARMRGVPSLVDCPGGALLAAADAGATICKPNRDELLEATGADDERSGALQLLDRGAGAVVVSRGAAGLAAHTRTGVTEVRAVPGVSGNPTGAGDAATAGLLAALLRGSSDGPTSPTTTAPSTPGVDHAALRSAAAFGAAAVLRPVAGEVDVDAVRRFLADDDGARSGTRPSDPTWSHA; via the coding sequence GTGATCCTCATCGTGACGCCCAACCCGGCGGTGGACGTGACCTACCGTGTCGCCCGTCAGCACGTCGGGACGACGCAGCGCGTCCTGGACCTCGCCCGTCGTCCGGGTGGCAAGGGCCTCAACGTCGGGCGGGTGCTCGACGCGGTCGGGATCCCGTCCCGCGCCGTCCTGCCGCTCGGCGCGGCTCCCGGTCGGTGGATCGCCGACGGCCTCGACGCCCTCGGTCTCACGCACGTCGACATCGCGGTGACGGGGGAGACCCGCACCACGGTCACCGTCGTCGACGACGTCGAGCACCCGACGATGTTCGGCGAGCCCGGACCCGAGGTGACCACCGACGAGTGGGTCGCCGTCACGGACGTGATCGGTCAGCAGCTCGACGGCGACGTCGAGTTCCTCGTCGTCTCGGGGTCCCTGCCGCACCGCGCCGATCCGGGCGTCGTCGCGGACTGGGTGGCCGCCGCTCGGATGCGCGGGGTGCCGAGCCTCGTCGACTGTCCGGGTGGTGCGCTCCTCGCGGCCGCCGACGCCGGGGCGACGATCTGCAAGCCCAACCGCGACGAACTCCTCGAGGCGACCGGTGCCGACGACGAGCGGAGCGGCGCCCTGCAGCTGCTCGACCGTGGCGCGGGCGCCGTCGTGGTGTCCCGTGGCGCGGCCGGTCTGGCGGCACACACGCGCACCGGGGTCACCGAGGTGCGCGCCGTCCCCGGAGTCTCCGGTAACCCCACGGGTGCCGGCGACGCGGCCACCGCCGGGCTCCTCGCCGCGCTGTTGCGCGGGTCGTCCGACGGCCCGACGAGTCCGACCACGACCGCGCCGTCCACGCCTGGCGTCGACCACGCCGCGCTCCGATCCGCTGCCGCGTTCGGCGCCGCCGCCGTCCTCCGGCCCGTCGCCGGCGAGGTCGACGTCGACGCCGTCCGCCGGTTCCTCGCGGACGACGACGGTGCCCGGTCCGGCACACGACCCTCCGACCCGACCTGGAGCCACGCATGA
- the nagA gene encoding N-acetylglucosamine-6-phosphate deacetylase, which translates to MSTLVRARRILTATHDLHDGWLAVDDAGTVLESGSGTPPRTDTAVTIEGTLLPGAVDLHAHGALGHDFATATTDGAALAAGHHRARGTTSLIASVATGPVAETRAALGRLRVLVAEGTLAGLHLEGPWLSPARRGAHRSDLLHAPDPAELDDFLTAADGALRIVTLAPELPGAIDAVGRLVDAGVVVAIGHTDASADETRAAIDAGATLVTHLFNGMPPLHHRRPGPVGVALTDDRVLVECIVDGHHLDPAAVELVRRAAPDRLVLVSDAMAATGCGDGEHAIAGSAVSVRDGVALLTDGSSLAGSTITVRDAARRLLDGGTPLPEVVAATSARPARLLGLPAPLSVGAPADLLVIDEGPSSAARSEPWRVLDLRTTAAVHR; encoded by the coding sequence ATGAGCACCCTGGTGCGTGCGCGGCGGATCCTCACCGCGACGCACGACCTCCACGACGGGTGGTTGGCGGTCGACGACGCCGGTACGGTCCTCGAGAGCGGATCCGGGACGCCCCCGCGGACCGACACCGCGGTGACGATCGAGGGAACGCTGCTGCCGGGGGCGGTCGACCTGCACGCCCACGGGGCGCTCGGGCACGACTTCGCCACGGCCACGACGGACGGTGCCGCGCTCGCTGCGGGCCACCACCGCGCACGCGGGACGACGTCGCTCATCGCGTCCGTCGCGACGGGCCCGGTCGCCGAGACGCGCGCAGCACTCGGACGCCTCCGTGTCCTCGTCGCCGAGGGCACGCTCGCCGGGCTCCACCTCGAGGGACCGTGGCTGTCACCCGCGCGCCGCGGTGCCCACCGGTCGGACCTCCTGCACGCACCGGACCCGGCGGAGCTCGACGACTTCCTCACAGCGGCGGACGGCGCGCTCCGGATCGTCACGCTCGCACCGGAACTCCCCGGAGCGATCGACGCCGTGGGCCGCCTCGTCGACGCCGGCGTCGTCGTCGCGATCGGCCACACCGATGCCTCCGCCGACGAGACGCGCGCAGCGATCGACGCCGGTGCCACCCTCGTCACGCACCTCTTCAACGGCATGCCTCCACTGCACCACCGACGGCCGGGCCCGGTCGGCGTCGCCCTGACCGACGACCGTGTCCTGGTCGAGTGCATCGTCGACGGGCACCACCTCGATCCCGCGGCGGTCGAACTCGTGCGGCGAGCCGCGCCGGACCGCCTCGTGCTCGTCTCGGACGCGATGGCCGCCACGGGCTGCGGCGACGGCGAGCACGCGATCGCGGGTTCGGCGGTCTCGGTCCGTGACGGCGTCGCGCTGCTCACCGACGGCTCGTCCCTCGCCGGCAGCACCATCACCGTGCGGGACGCCGCCCGACGCCTCCTCGACGGTGGCACCCCGCTGCCCGAGGTCGTCGCGGCGACGTCGGCGCGACCGGCACGCCTGCTCGGCCTCCCGGCGCCGCTCTCGGTCGGCGCTCCCGCCGACCTGCTCGTGATCGACGAGGGCCCCAGCAGTGCCGCGCGGTCGGAGCCCTGGCGCGTCCTCGACCTGCGGACGACCGCGGCGGTGCACCGGTGA
- a CDS encoding ROK family protein: MRGAGAVLGVDVGGTGIKARLTGADGLVLDETRVPTPRGDTDATMLATVVAELAERALRRGDLDAVGLVTPGVVDDGAGTVVLAVNLGWRDVPVRDRVRAEFAARGIDVPLAFGHDVRAGALAETSGAAPALTRGSVAFVPVGTGLASALVVDGVVVGGGGWAGEIGQVRIPAGPHAGRRVEEIASAGGVARRSGSTSAHEAMLRVRAGDPVATTAWHECIDVLADALAWTTTVAGCHTIIVGGGLAESGPLLFDPLRTALVERLPGLRVPVLAPARHGDAAGAIGAGLMARTALDAEVHA, from the coding sequence ATGCGCGGTGCAGGCGCGGTGCTCGGGGTCGACGTCGGCGGCACGGGCATCAAGGCCCGACTGACCGGCGCCGACGGACTCGTCCTCGACGAGACCCGCGTCCCGACGCCGCGCGGCGACACCGACGCGACGATGCTCGCCACCGTCGTGGCGGAGCTCGCCGAACGGGCGCTGCGCCGTGGCGACCTCGATGCGGTGGGCCTCGTGACGCCGGGTGTCGTGGACGACGGGGCCGGCACCGTCGTCCTCGCGGTGAACCTCGGGTGGCGGGACGTCCCGGTGCGGGACCGGGTCCGGGCCGAGTTCGCCGCACGGGGGATCGACGTCCCGCTGGCCTTCGGACACGACGTGCGTGCCGGCGCCCTGGCGGAGACCTCCGGCGCGGCACCGGCGCTCACCCGTGGTTCCGTCGCCTTCGTCCCGGTCGGCACCGGACTCGCGAGTGCCCTCGTCGTCGACGGCGTGGTCGTCGGGGGCGGCGGTTGGGCGGGGGAGATCGGACAGGTCCGGATCCCCGCCGGGCCGCACGCGGGGCGCCGCGTCGAGGAGATCGCGTCCGCAGGGGGAGTCGCCCGTCGGTCGGGCTCCACCTCGGCACACGAGGCGATGCTCCGCGTCCGCGCCGGGGACCCGGTGGCCACCACGGCCTGGCACGAGTGCATCGACGTGCTCGCGGACGCCCTGGCGTGGACCACGACGGTCGCCGGCTGCCACACGATCATCGTGGGCGGGGGACTGGCCGAGTCCGGCCCGCTGCTGTTCGATCCGCTCCGGACGGCCCTCGTCGAACGGCTCCCGGGGTTGCGCGTCCCGGTCCTCGCCCCGGCACGGCACGGCGATGCCGCCGGTGCCATCGGTGCCGGGCTGATGGCGCGCACGGCGCTCGACGCCGAGGTGCACGCATGA
- a CDS encoding DeoR/GlpR family DNA-binding transcription regulator: MTPQQRLNALLELVSERGNVSIAEIGELLGISPATARRDLATLADQRLVTRTHGGAAALGAGYELPLQYKIARQAEAKTAIARAASRLVQPGDTVGLNGGTTTTEVARELGKSERFTRADGEYGVTIVTNALNIGYELSVRANVKIVVTGGVARRQSYELVGPLVRDTLDEFALDVVVLGVDGLSGQYGATTMHEGEAEVSRHFASVGRRVIVVADSTKIERATFARICPLDRIDALVTDQPVPSAFAAELASAGVELVVAD; this comes from the coding sequence ATGACCCCTCAACAGCGGCTCAACGCCCTGCTCGAACTGGTGAGCGAACGCGGCAACGTGTCGATCGCCGAGATCGGGGAGCTGCTCGGGATCTCGCCCGCGACCGCCCGACGCGACCTCGCGACGCTGGCGGACCAGCGCCTGGTCACCCGCACCCACGGCGGTGCCGCGGCGCTCGGGGCAGGCTACGAACTGCCACTGCAGTACAAGATCGCCCGTCAGGCCGAGGCGAAGACCGCGATCGCCCGCGCCGCCTCGCGGCTGGTGCAGCCCGGCGACACCGTCGGGTTGAACGGGGGGACGACGACGACCGAGGTCGCCCGTGAGCTCGGCAAGAGCGAGCGCTTCACCCGGGCGGACGGCGAGTACGGGGTGACGATCGTCACCAACGCGTTGAACATCGGGTACGAGCTGTCGGTCCGCGCCAACGTCAAGATCGTGGTCACGGGCGGCGTCGCGCGGCGGCAGTCCTACGAGCTCGTGGGCCCGCTCGTCCGGGACACCCTGGACGAGTTCGCGCTCGACGTGGTCGTGCTCGGTGTCGACGGGCTGAGCGGCCAGTACGGCGCCACGACCATGCACGAGGGCGAGGCGGAGGTCAGTCGGCACTTCGCGTCCGTCGGGCGCCGGGTGATCGTGGTCGCCGACTCGACCAAGATCGAACGGGCGACCTTCGCGCGGATCTGTCCGCTCGACCGGATCGACGCACTCGTCACCGACCAGCCCGTCCCGTCGGCGTTCGCCGCGGAGCTCGCCAGTGCCGGTGTGGAGCTCGTCGTCGCCGACTGA